In the genome of Muntiacus reevesi chromosome 5, mMunRee1.1, whole genome shotgun sequence, one region contains:
- the RHEX gene encoding regulator of hemoglobinization and erythroid cell expansion protein has protein sequence MLAQVMEVWHGIVIAVVSLILQACLLAVINYLLSRHMAKENERILKGARSQAPSVSPAHCCPPAAKERKETRAERNVLVPEPRYQHDSDTSSDSSDSSDSSPPTTCQVTKDVNYTQVVFAAPGDRRNDSVLDYENIKEATDYVNVKPKSHKPNFWTFVNPAVSEPVEYSQVVM, from the exons ATGCTAGCTCA GGTCATGGAGGTCTGGCATGGAATCGTGATCGCAGTGGTGTCGCTGATCCTGCAGGCCTGTCTCCTCGCAGTCATCAACTACCTGCTCAGCAGGCACATGG CCAAGGAAAATGAGCGCATATTGAAAGGGGCCAGGTCCCAGGCCCCCAGCGTTAGTCCAGCTCACTGCTGCCCGCCTGCTGccaaggagaggaaggagactcGGGCGGAGAGGAACGTCCTGGTGCCCGAGCCCCGCTACCAGC ATGACAGTGACACGTCCTCAGATAGCTCTGACAGCTCAGACAGCTCACCTCCCACCACCTGCCAG GTCACCAAGGATGTGAACTACACACAAGTAGTCTTTGCAGCCCCTGGAGATCGAAGAAATGACTCTGTCCTGGACTATGAGAACATAAAGGAAGCCACAGATTATGTCAATGTCAAGCCAAAGAGCCACAAGCCCAATTTCTGGACTTTCGTGAACCCTGCTGTCTCTGAACCAGTGGAATACTCTCAAGTGGTCATGTGA